The following coding sequences lie in one Silene latifolia isolate original U9 population chromosome 5, ASM4854445v1, whole genome shotgun sequence genomic window:
- the LOC141655204 gene encoding uncharacterized protein LOC141655204 produces MEVLSRYLRTICDKPLVSYHPKCSRLKLNHLIFVDDLMIFVRGDVPSVAAVKRTLSLFAELLEVILAATGFSEGQFPFRYLGVPLSTSRVSVTMFDSLILKIKHSIQHWSSNFLTYAGRVQLLNSVIFGMETFWCSCNLLPQEVLHKINKLCKDFFWGISFEGNRMVFKKWKDICLPWDAGGFNIKDLSTWNDVLQCRWLYLLAHTTVGSWASWHQAYILQHQTIWNVQTHDSFSSSLKGILIVRDRLVALTGSITNASPLINSWCSHGKFRVTAAYSYLRGIVLVGPWAKALTHPRIVPSHRIICSLAAQKKLAIVDNMQHRGFYMVNRCSLCEVALEDHAHLFFNCSFSKDIWQQLMHWMGVNRAGLCLLSKLEHAGIGGKQNWRMAWFCTTLAAAVYQIWNERNSRLFRGRKATVNDIVRKIKFLVSTRLLMWTHHKCYSLIVASL; encoded by the exons ATGGAAGTATTATCCAGATATCTCAGGACAATTTGTGATAAGCCTCTTGTTTCTTATCATCCTAAGTGCTCTAGACTTAAACTTAATcatttgatttttgttgatgaCTTGATGATATTTgtcaggggggatgttccctctGTAGCAGCAGTAAAGAGAACTCTTAGTCTTTTTGCTGAGCTATTG GAGGTTATACTTGCTGCAACAGGTTTCTCTGAGGGTCAGTTTCCCTTCAGATATTTAGGAGTTCCATTGTCTACTTCTAGAGTCTCTGTGACAATGTTTGATTCCCTCATTCTTAAGATCAAACACTCTATCCAGCATTGGTCCTCTAACTTCCTTACCTATGCTGGTAGGGTTCAGTTGCTCAATTCTGTCATTTTTGGCATGGAAACTTTTTGGTGCTCATGTAATCTTTTACCCCAAGAGGTTCTTCATAAGATCAACAAGCTTTGTAAGGATTTCTTTTGGGGTATATCTTTTGAAGGCAACAGAATGGTGTTTAAAAAATGGAAGGATATCTGTTTGCCTTGGGATGCTGGTGGGTTCAACATCAAGGATCTCTCCACTTGGAATGATGTTTTGCAGTGCAGATGGCTTTATCTATTGGCTCATACTACTGTGGGGAGCTGGGCTTCCTGGCACCAGGCTTACATTCTGCAGCATCAGACTATCTGGAATGTGCAAACCCATGATAGTTTTTCCTCTAGTTTAAAGGGGATCCTGATTGTAAGGGATAGGCTGGTTGCTCTTACAGGCAGTATAACTAATGCCTCCCCTTTGATAAATAGTTGGTGTTCTCATGGTAAATTTAGAGTCACTGCAGCTTATAGCTATCTGAGAGGTATTGTCCTGGTTGGTCCTTGGGCTAAAGCTTTGACTCACCCTCGTATTGTTCCTAGTCATAGGATAATATGCTCTTTGGCAGCTCAGAAGAAATTAGCTATTGTGGATAATATGCAGCATCGAGGATTTTATATGGTGAATAGATGCTCTCTTTGTGAAGTTGCTCTTGAGGATCATGCCCATTTGTTCTTTAATTGCTCTTTTTCCAAGGATATTTGGCAACAGCTTATGCATTGGATGGGTGTGAATCGTGCTGGTTTGTGCTTACTATCTAAACTTGAACATGCTGGAATTGGAGGTAAGCAGAATTGGAGAATGGCTTGGTTTTGTACTACTTTGGCTGCAGCAGTTTACCAGATTTGGAATGAACGCAATTCCCGTCTGTTTAGAGGAAGGAAGGCTACTGTAAATGACATTGTCAGGAAGATTAAGTTTCTAGTTTCTACTCGTCTTCTAATGTGGACTCATCATAAGTGCTACTCACTTATAGTTGCTAGTCTATGA